DNA from Gloeocapsa sp. DLM2.Bin57:
CAAATCGGGAAAAGCAAAACTAATTTTCCAGTTCCAAATATCCGCTGTATCCCCATCGCGATCGCCGCTTTGAGCTTTAGCTTTACTATACATACCCCAACCTTCTATCCCAAAAAAGTTATTAACTAACCAACTCCCGACGATCGCTACGTTATGGGAACTAGTAGCATTACCATCAAAGGGATTGTCAGCCAAAGCACTACCAGTATACCCGAGAATACTCATATCAGGTGAACCAGGAAAATAGCTATGAGTATAAGCTAAAGCAACCCCGGTATTAGCGCTAGGCATATATGACAACTGTGTTCCAGCTACGTATTGACCGCCAAAAATACCATTACCATCAGTAGGATCATCAGCATTACCTGCTGAATAATAACCAACTAAACTAACTGCGTCGGTAAAGTTATAGGAAAAAGCCAGCCCAGCACCTGTACTATTGAGATAAATAGGAGAGATCGCGCCAAAATAAGAAATTGCACCATCGAGGGTAGGACCGGCAAAAGGTGCGATCGGATCGGCTACATCATCAAAAGTCATATTAACAGCATTTACCCAGACTTGGGCGTTATCCCCAACGGGAAATCTATATTCAGCTTTTCTGATCTGAACAAACCCACCAGTATTACCACTGAAGTTAAAATCGGTAAAGTTACTACCACCTCTACCAAAAGTAAAGTTAGAGGAGTCTAGGCGTATTCTCAATCTATCTCTACCACTAAAACTAGTCAGGAAATTTAATCTAGATCTATATTCAATTACTGCTTGTACGTCTAAATCATCTCCTGTAGCTGCGTTTTCCTTACCAAACACTTGAGAAATAACAGCAATCAATTCCCCTCTTAATTGTGTGGTAGTGGAAAATTGATGATCTTCGAGAAAAGCTACTCTTCCTTCTAGATTATCCACCCGAGAGCTAATTGTGGCTAATTCTGCCTCAAATTCAGTAGTTAACCTTTCGATGATGATTAAATCTTCTCTGAGAATAGCTTCACTAGCTGCGATTAATCTTTCGAGTTGTTGTAAACAAGCATTTAATCCCGCGGCAAATTCATAACGACTAAGTGCTTGATTTCCTCGAAAAGTTTGGTCAGGATAACCAACTATACAGCCATATCTTTCTACTAGATTAGCTAATGCTTCGTAAGCCCAATCTCCTGGTGATACGTCTCGTAAATCAGAGACATTAATCATGCTTTGCTCAATCTCGTTTACTTCCAGAGTTTGGGCAACCACAGATGAAGACATCAAGCCAACAGAGCCTGCTGTCAGCAATAATCCTCTGACGAGTCTCATAAATTGCTTAGACATTTGTTTATTTATTTTCTCCTCACACACGAACAAGAAATACTAGGTAATCTAAGATTCTTAATATTTCTTCACCTAGAATAGTAGGATTAACGATTTAGGAAATTCTGTTAAAATCAATACTTTTTTTGCGCTGATTATCTAGATTTGATTATACATATCCTGGTTTAACTCGTTCTCAGACTTAGCTACAACTACCGAGGCTACAGCATCTCCAGTGATATTAGCACTGGTTCTAAACATATCTACAATTCTATCTACACTCAAGACTAAGGCTGCTCCTTCTATGGGTAATCCGACTTGTTGCAATACCATGGTTAACATGACAATTCCCGCGCTAGGTACTCCTGCTGTACCAATTGAAGCTAGAGTAGCGGTTAGAATAATCGTCAATTGTTGTGATAATCCTAATTCTATCCCATAGACTTGAGCGATAAATAGAGCAGCAACCCCTTGCATAATCGAAGTTCCATTCATATTAATGGTTGCACCCAAAGGAATAGTAAAGCTACCGATGGAGCTAGGAACACCTAATTTATTGACGCAAGCATCTAAATTGGCGGGAATAGTTGCATTACTGCTAGATGTACCAAAGCCTACTAACATCACGGGCCAATATTTTTTATAAAATGTGATGGGATTGACTTTACCCAAAACAGCTAAGGCGACACCATTAACTATAAACGCTTCTATGAGCAATAAAAATATTACTAAGACTAAGTATTTAGTTAGTTGTCGTAAAACATCTATACCTTGAACCATAATCACACTAGCTAGTAAAGCAAAAACCGCATAAGGCGCTAAATTCATCACTAGCATAATTATTTTTAAGAATACCTCATTTAATTGCTCAAATAATTCTACTATTCCCCGAGTTCTTTGACCGATTAAAGTAATCGCTATCCCAAAAAACATAGCAAAAAAGATTATTTGCAACATATCTCCTGTTACTAAAGCTTCAAAGGGGTTATTAGGCACGATAGCTACTAACATATCCATAATAAAAGGGGCTTCTGACGCGGCTATTTCTTGTGCTGTTTCCATGGGTGTAGCACCTGCTCCTGGTTGCAAAAGATTGGTAAATAACAGAGCGAGAGTAATAGAAAAAGCGGTAGTTAACATAAAATAAGCAATAGTTTTTATGCCAACTCTGCCTAATTTACGAATATCACCGATACTAGCTGTTCCCCCAATTAAAGAAAATAAAACTAAGGGAACAACTACCATTCTAATTGCTCTTAAAAAGATTGTTCCTATAGGATTTAAAAGCCATTTATTAAGAGCTAAATTAAAAGACTCTGGTAAAAATAAGTTACAGACTATTCCGAAGACAACTCCTAAGAGCATTGCTAATAATATTCTATTAGCTAAACCTATTTTCTTTCTTTTTTTTGTTGGTTTCGGTGTAGGTATTTCAGTTTTCATATATACTCATTTTTAAACTTCAAGGATATAATTTTAATATGAATAAGCACAAAAAAAGTATTAGAAATAACATTTATTAAGGCAATATCTATTGGGAGCAACCCTCAAATCGATTTTTTATTGACATTTATTAGCAGTAAAGCTATGATATAGTCTTTGATTATTGATAATAGGAAGCATGAAACAAATATCACGTCGTGTATTTTTAGGTACAGCTGCAGCCACAGCTGCGGTTACTTTCGGTCAATTTGGTCGTAGAGAGAGAGTTTTAGCCCAAACTCAAGAGATTAATTTATATTCTTCCCGTCATTACAATACTGATAATGCACTATATGAAAACTTTACCCAAGAAACAGGTATCAGAGTTAATCTGATTGAAGCAGGTGGAGATGAATTAATCGAAAGAATCAAAAGCGAGGGAGCGAATAGTCCTGCAGATATATTATTGACAGTTGATGTAGCGCGTTTAACCAGAGCGGATCAAGATGGTCTTTTTGCTCCTGTATCATCGACAATTTTAACAGAAAGAATTCCTGCTAATTTAAGAAATCCCGACGGACATT
Protein-coding regions in this window:
- a CDS encoding dicarboxylate/amino acid:cation symporter, with the protein product MKTEIPTPKPTKKRKKIGLANRILLAMLLGVVFGIVCNLFLPESFNLALNKWLLNPIGTIFLRAIRMVVVPLVLFSLIGGTASIGDIRKLGRVGIKTIAYFMLTTAFSITLALLFTNLLQPGAGATPMETAQEIAASEAPFIMDMLVAIVPNNPFEALVTGDMLQIIFFAMFFGIAITLIGQRTRGIVELFEQLNEVFLKIIMLVMNLAPYAVFALLASVIMVQGIDVLRQLTKYLVLVIFLLLIEAFIVNGVALAVLGKVNPITFYKKYWPVMLVGFGTSSSNATIPANLDACVNKLGVPSSIGSFTIPLGATINMNGTSIMQGVAALFIAQVYGIELGLSQQLTIILTATLASIGTAGVPSAGIVMLTMVLQQVGLPIEGAALVLSVDRIVDMFRTSANITGDAVASVVVAKSENELNQDMYNQI
- a CDS encoding S-layer protein, coding for MSKQFMRLVRGLLLTAGSVGLMSSSVVAQTLEVNEIEQSMINVSDLRDVSPGDWAYEALANLVERYGCIVGYPDQTFRGNQALSRYEFAAGLNACLQQLERLIAASEAILREDLIIIERLTTEFEAELATISSRVDNLEGRVAFLEDHQFSTTTQLRGELIAVISQVFGKENAATGDDLDVQAVIEYRSRLNFLTSFSGRDRLRIRLDSSNFTFGRGGSNFTDFNFSGNTGGFVQIRKAEYRFPVGDNAQVWVNAVNMTFDDVADPIAPFAGPTLDGAISYFGAISPIYLNSTGAGLAFSYNFTDAVSLVGYYSAGNADDPTDGNGIFGGQYVAGTQLSYMPSANTGVALAYTHSYFPGSPDMSILGYTGSALADNPFDGNATSSHNVAIVGSWLVNNFFGIEGWGMYSKAKAQSGDRDGDTADIWNWKISFAFPDLFREGNLGLLSVGNPPKAYSVQGGPEDNDVPWFVELLYVFRINDNISVSPGFWVVTSPEDGRDPLWIGTIRTSFSF